The window CGCCGATCGCATGATCGCTGCCTGCCGCGCCCGGGGAGTGCCCCTGCTCATAGACCATACCCGGCGTTGGTACCCGGAGTACGCCCGGGCCAGGGAGATGCTGGCCTCCGGGACCCTGGGGCCCCTGCGTCGCATCATCGCTACTCTGAGCGGCCCCCGCGCCATGCTATTTCGCAACGGCACCCACCTGGTGGATGCCGTGTGCTACTTCGCCGATTCAGAGCCGGCGTGGGTCTCCGGCCGGCTGGACGACGAGCACCGGGACTACGGGCCCCGCTACCGAGGGGATGGCGGCCACGACCCCGCCACCGACCCCGGAGGGAGCGCCCTGGTCGGGTTCGAGAGCGGAGTGCGGGCCTTCATCAACGCCTCCAAGGGCACCATGCGCCACTTCGAGGTGGATCTATGGGCCCAGGAGGGCCGGCTGCGCCTGGGGAATGGCACCGGCGAGGTCTGGCGCTTGACCGAGGACGGGCGGCTGGCCGTGAGCCCGCTGCCGCCGCTGCACACCAGCCACGCGGACATCGGGGCGGCGGTGCGGGAGCTGATCAGTCTGGTGGAGAACGGCGGCCAGGGCTTGTCCACCGGGGAGGATGGCCGCCGGGCCCTTTCCATCATCCTGGCCATCCTGCAATCCAACGCAGCAGGAGGGCAGCCGGTGCCCTTCCCCGTCACCGATGTCTGAGAGGCGCGCCTCGG of the Anaerolineae bacterium genome contains:
- a CDS encoding Gfo/Idh/MocA family oxidoreductase, producing the protein MKSYRVAIVGLTGIAARRPEPAPHPSLGRLAPHSHAAAYAACPSTQVVAVCDLVPDLIERFRQEWADLWPDVRGYTDYRRMLEAEGIDLLSVATSDHRHAQIVVDAAEAGVRGILCEKPIATTLADADRMIAACRARGVPLLIDHTRRWYPEYARAREMLASGTLGPLRRIIATLSGPRAMLFRNGTHLVDAVCYFADSEPAWVSGRLDDEHRDYGPRYRGDGGHDPATDPGGSALVGFESGVRAFINASKGTMRHFEVDLWAQEGRLRLGNGTGEVWRLTEDGRLAVSPLPPLHTSHADIGAAVRELISLVENGGQGLSTGEDGRRALSIILAILQSNAAGGQPVPFPVTDV